From Blattabacterium cuenoti:
TATATCTTCATCACTGAATATGTAATCCGCTTCTATAGAAATAGGTTTTAAATCTAATTTACTACCCAATGCTAATAATTTCCAAAATTTTTCTTTATCCTTTTCTTGAAAAATAGAATAAGACCATCTATTTTTTAGATGTTTTTTGAAAAAATCACCATTCCAATTAATAGAATATCCTATAGGAGGATAACTGATTTTTTTTTCTGTTGTGTTAGACTGGAATTGTTTAGTATAAATGTTATTTACAATTTGAAATTGAATTTCATGATTTTTTTTTGGAGTATATATAAAATTGATTCCAATAGGATTTTCCTTTTTCAATACATCTGTATATGTATATGGAGGGTATACATGAAAATCTCCACCAGAATATTCCATACTTCCAAAAGAAAAAGGTTGTTTTCCTATTAATAAATATAATTGATCATGAAACTTATATTTCAAATAAGCTACATCATTTATTATAGTCGAATGATCCATTTTAGGATCTTCATCATCTTTTGGTTTCATTTGTTGGACAAAACGATAACTGATCTTTTCATTCGCTTTTCCTCTAAGATCGAATTTTAAAGAATCTGTAGAAAAAAGTGGTCCAGAAAAAACATTTTTTTCCACTATATTATGATGAATATTACTTATAAAATCTATGTACATATTGATTTTTCTATGGGGGGGGGGGTCCTTATACAATATTTCTCCTTGATTTATTTCGCTATGCAAAGGATAAAAAAATCCTAAAAAAAGAAAAAGATAGATTAACGTTTTTTTTTTCATTTTTTTTTATTTAAAAAATACGGACTATAATATATATAAATTTTATAAAAACTTGGATAGTTCATTAAATTAATCATACATGTATGAAGTATGAAGAAAAAAATTGAAATTAAAACTAAAAATATGTATAAGAATTTTCAAAAAAAAAATCCTAAAATGATAAAAACTATTTTTGGATTATTTTTATTAGGAAATAGCATTTTCTTATTTTTAAGTTTTTATTCTTTTATATTTCATTGGAAAAATGATCAAAGTCAACTATATTCAATTTTTGATAAAGAAATCATAGCAGAAAATTTACTTGGAAAAATGGGTGCAGCTGTTTCTCACTATTTTATACACGGTGGGATAGGTCTTAGTGCTTTTTTTTTACCCATATCATTATTTTTAATGGGATTAAGAATTTTTTTTGTAAAAAAAAAAATCCTAAAAAATAGTTATCAATATATAATATATCAATTGTTATTTTTCAGTATCTGGATTCCAATAACCTTTTATTTAATTTTTCCTAAAAAAGGAATATTGAGTGGTATTGTAGGTTTTGAAATTGGAAATTTTTTGATCAGTTTATTTGGTAAAGTAGGACTAGGAATACTATTAATTATCAG
This genomic window contains:
- a CDS encoding porin, producing MKKKTLIYLFLFLGFFYPLHSEINQGEILYKDPPPHRKINMYIDFISNIHHNIVEKNVFSGPLFSTDSLKFDLRGKANEKISYRFVQQMKPKDDEDPKMDHSTIINDVAYLKYKFHDQLYLLIGKQPFSFGSMEYSGGDFHVYPPYTYTDVLKKENPIGINFIYTPKKNHEIQFQIVNNIYTKQFQSNTTEKKISYPPIGYSINWNGDFFKKHLKNRWSYSIFQEKDKEKFWKLLALGSKLDLKPISIEADYIFSDEDIEKNGEITKIFRSLNLASVKYGNYFLKLKYNILPQWYLFAKGMYEIGIYKELNVMEKNKSFKKSYNYSGGIEYRPIKHYDDLRLYFIYQQNNVYYLYFMKQKNKNDHNFSFGLSYRVKLF